The Alkalibacter saccharofermentans DSM 14828 region CTGCCCATGTGCTCATTAACACCACGCCAGTGGGGATGAGCTCAAAGGATATAAGCCAGTCACCTTTAGGAGAAGATAAGCTCCCAGGGTTTACCCATGTCGTTGACCTTATATATAACCCAAAAGAAACCATGCTCATGGCTCTTGCTAAGAAACAGGGTGCTACCGCAGTAAACGGGTTGTTCATGCTTGTAAGCCAAGCGATCAGAAGCGAAGAGATCTGGAATGATATCCAGGTGGACTGGGATGTGAAAGACAAAATATACGAAAAAACTTGGAATTTAATGTACGATGAATGATTTTGTGGTATAATCCTTTGATTGATTAACTTTGAGGTGAAATGATGGAATGGGTTAAATACCTAAAAAAGATGGATTTTGTGCTGTTATTTGTAGTAATGGCTTTATTCTCAATCGGCTTGATGGCTATAACCGTAGCGACGAATACTGAAAATTTTGTGGGAGGAGATCCTTCCACCTTTATAATAAAACAGATAATAGCCTTTGGCATAGGGTTGACGGGATTGTTAGTTATAATCGCCATGGATTATAGAACATTGGGGCAATACTGGATTCATATATTTGTTTTGACTGTTATAAGCTTGTTGCTAGTCTTCATCCCAGGTTTGGGAATAGTAAATAAAGGGACTAGAGGATGGATCAGCTTGGGATTTATGGACCTGCAAACTTCGGAAATCGCAAAGCTGGGCTTTATAGTTGCATTTGCCAAGCTTCTTGAGATAAGAAAAAATAAACTCAGCAACATAATAGATGTGATGATTCTGGTGGCCTTCATATCAGTCCCCATATCCGTTGTCCTTCTACAGGGGGATTTAGGCCAGGCTCTCGTGTTTGTAGTTATCGCCGCGGGAATGCTTTTTATGGCGGGAATTGACATAAGGTATGTTTATGGTGTCTTCGGCGCTATAATAGTGGGATTTCCCGTCATGTGGAACTATTTTATGCAGGATTATCAGAAAAAAAGGATAATCACATTTTTCAATCCTGCCAACGACCCTCTAGGAGATGGTTACCATGCGCTGCAGTCCATGATAGCAATCGGCTCGGGAGAGGTTTTCGGAAAGGGAGTATATGCTGAAAACACAATGACGAAGCTAAATTACCTTCCTGCCCAATGGACGGATTTTATATTCTCGGTCATATCTGAAACAGCGGGGTTTGTGGGTGCATCCATAGTAGTGATACTTTTAGGGATTTTTTTATTCAGGTTGTTAAAGGATGCAAAAAATGCAAAAGATGAGTTCGGTACGTTGATTGTATCAGGAGTCTTTTTCATGTTTTTATTTCAGATATTCGAAAATATAGGCATGACTATGGGAATAATGCCTATTACAGGCATTACGCTTCCGTTCTTAAGCTACGGGGGAAGCTCTCTGATGACAAATATATTTGCCGTAGGATTGGTTTTGAATGTTCATATGAGAAGGCATCATATCAGCTTCTAAAGCTATGAGCTTGCCGAAAGATCGGGAGGCTTTTTTAAAATTTCTAAAGTTGTGGTATAATCAACCTTTGGCAAAACTCAAAATTGATTCTGAAAGTCAGCCGTATAATCAGAAACAATAGAGAAAAAGAGGTGTTCCATGAAATTGATTTCTTACCTTAAGAAGGTGGATTACGTGCTTTTAGTGGTGGTGCTGCTTTTGAGCGCAATAGGGATAGCCGCTATAGGGGTAGCTACGAATACAGATAATTTTCTAGCCGGAGATTCGGCGGATTTTATATTTAGACAAGCCGTAGCTCTCAGTCTGGGTTTGACTGGGATGCTGATAGTCATGTCCATAGACTACAAGGTTCTTGGGAGGCACTGGATGTTGATATTTGCCGTATGCATACTGCTTCTTCTTGCTGTCTATGTTCCAGGACTAGGGATAGTCAACAAAGGCAGTCGAAGATGGATAAACATGGGCTTTATGGAATTCCAGACGTCTGAGATCGTTAAAATCGGGTTCATCATAGTGATGGCAAAGATACTGGAGATAAGGAAAAACAAATTAAACAGCATCTTTGATATCCTGGTGATTTTTGCCGCGGTGCTGGCCTTCGTTTCCTTGGTTTTCATACAGCCTGACCTGGGGCAATCCCTCGTGTACATAGTCATCGCTTCGGGGATGGTGTTTGTTGCGGGTATTAATATGAAAATAGTATTTGGAGCGTTGGGCGCGATTATAATAATTGCTCCTATATTGTGGAATTTCATGATGGAGGATTACCAAAAGAACAGGATAATATACTTCCTGAATCCTACTCTCGATCCACTGGGACAGGGCTACCATACGATACAGTCTATTATAACCGTCGGGTCGGGAGAAGTTTTTGGGAAAGGCTTGAATGCCCAAAATACAATGACCAGTTTGAACTACCTACCTGCCCAATGGACTGATTTTATATTTTCGGTAATATCGGAGTCTGCAGGTTTTGTGGGAGGTTCTGTTGTAGTGCTGTTATTTGGATTGATGCTGTTTAGGCTCTTAAGGGATGCTAGAGCTGCCAAGGACGAGTTTGGAACATTGATAATAGTAGGAGTGTTTTTTATGTTTGCATTTCAAATTTTTGAAAACATTGGAATGACCTTAGGGCTTATGCCCATAACGGGAATAACGCTGCCTTTTTTGAGCTACGGTGGGAGTTCGCTTATGACGAATCTAATTGCCGTAGGGCTTGTGTTGGGCGTTCATATGCGAAGACACAGCATAAATTTTTAACGAAACTGCTTAATTTAGCGGGATAATGGAAAGGAAACATGGGATGGATAATATAATCGACAGTATTTTGCCAAAGGTTGAAACGCCTGCAAGATACGTTGGAAATGAGATCAACAGTGTAAAAAAAGAAATTAATGAAGATACGGTAAGGTTTTGCATGGCATTCCCAGATGTATACGAGGTGGGTATGTCCCACTTGGGAATCAAGATACTGTATCATTTGTTAAATGAAAGAGATAAGACGTATTGCGAAAGAGTTTTTGCGCTTTATCCTGATATGGAGTCAATCCTAAAAGAAAAGGATATCCCGCTATTTTCAATTGAAACTAGAACTCCGTTAAGCGAATTTGATTTTGTTGGGTTTACCCTTCAGTACGAAATGAGTTATACGAATATATTGAACATGATGGATATGGGCGGAATACCTGTATATTCCAAAGACAGAACTGAGAAGGATCCATTGGTGGTCTTTGGAGGACCATGTGCTTATAATCCGGAGCCTGTTGCTGATTTTGCAGATTTAATCGTAATCGGCGAAGGAGAAGAAGTCATCCAGGAGATATTAGACCTTTACGAGAAGGAAAGGGACAATTACATCAAGGCGGATTTTCTTAGAAAAGCAGCGGCAATCCAAGGGGTATACATACCGGCATTGTATGAAGCCCTATATCATGAAGACGGTACGTTAAAAAGCTTCAATCCGTTCCATGAGGGAGTTCCTAAGTCGGTCAAGAAACGATTCGTTAAGGATTTGGACAATGTTTATTACCCAGATAGGTTTATAGTGCCATATATTGAAATAGTTCACGACAGGAGCATGCTGGAGCTTTTTAGGGGATGCACAAGAGGGTGCAGATTCTGTCAGGCAGGGATGCTTTACAGGCCTCTTAGGGAAAAAAGCCTTGATACGCTTAAGAAAAATGCCGATGATCTTATTAAGAACACAGGGTATGAGGAAATATCCCTGTCTTCACTTTCCACCATGGATTATTCATGTCTTCCCGAATTGACGGACTACCTGCTTGAAAAATACCAAAGCAAGAGGATCTCTGTCGGACTTCCATCCCTTAGGATAGACAGTTTCTCCATCAAGACTGCGGAAAAAATACAAAAGGTAAGAAAGACCGGACTTACATTTGCTCCGGAGGCTGGCACTCAGAGGATGCGGGATGTAATAAACAAAGGCGTCACGGAAGAAGATCTTATCCAGTCTGTCAGTGAAGCCTTTAATCTCGGATGGGGTCATGTGAAGTTATACTTCATGATAGGACTGCCAACAGAGACTAGAGAAGACCTTGATGGAATCACCGAGATGGCGTTTAAGGTCTTGGACTCATACAATCAGACAGTCAGCGACAAGAAAAACAAGAAAATCAAGATTGTCGTCAGCACGTCCTCATTCGTGCCTAAAGCTTTTACCCCGTTTCAATGGGTAGCCCAGGACAGCGTAGAGGAAATTGCGGATAAGCAGCAGCATATAATTAAGAACATGAGAAGCAGAGCTATTGACTATAGTTGGCACGATCCTCACGTCAGCCGCCTTGAAGGAGTATTCGCAAGGGGAGACAGAAAGCTTTCCGATGTGATTTACAGGGCGTTTAAAAAAGGTTGCAAGGCAGATGGATGGAAGGATTCCTTCAAATACGAAAATTGGCTGGAAGCTTTTGTTGAAGCGGGGATTGATCCTGATTTTTATACCACAAGAAAAAGAGGGGTCGATGAGCTTTTCCCATGGGATTTTATCGACATTGGGGTGACAAAATCATTCTTGGTCAAAGAGTATGATAAGGCTCTAAATGAAGAGCTGACTCCCTTTTGCAAATACAGATGCGTAAATTGTGGGTTCAACGACTTTGAAGAAGGGTGGAAATGTCGTGTATACAGCAAGGATAAAGTTTAAAAGAGAAGCGGATATACGTTATATTTCACATCTTGACATGCAGAGGATGGTTCAGAGGATTTTAAGGCGTGCCGAAGTTCCAATGAAATACAGCGAGGGATTCAATCCCCATCCCAAACTGGCATTTGCCATGGCCATGGGGGTTGGGTTGACATCGGATTGTGAGTATGTGGATGTAGAACTTATGGAAAGCATAGACCCGGTATTGCTGGTTGGGAGCATGAATGAGTCTGCTCCTAAAGGGTTTGCGGCATTGAAAGCAATAGTAACGGAAGAAAAACTCCCATCTCTTACATCTTTGATTGAAGAGAGCGTCTATCAAGTAACCTGTCTTTTAAATGCTTCTGGGGAAGTGGAGCGGTTATCTGATCAGTTAAAGTCGATTTTGGATAGTGAAAGCATAGTTTACAGAAAGAGAAACAAAAAAGGCAAATGGTCTGACAAGGAGATAAGGCCCCTTATCAAGGAACTCTCCGCGAGTACAGAGGGATTAACGGTGAATATTATAGCGAGGCTAGCAACGGGAAGCAAGGAAAACTTGAGGCCTGAAGTGGTTTTAGACAAGATAGATCCTGAGAAGAGCCTTTTTGATCAGGAGCATGGGTGCGTCTATCATAGATTGTTTTTAGGAAAGGTCAATGGAGAAGAGCTAATTTAATTTTTAGGAGGTAATACGATGGTTAGAGTTAGATTTGCGCCAAGTCCTACCGGATATGTGCATATAGGATCCTTGAGGACTGCGCTTTACAATTATTTGTTCGCGAAGAAAAACAACGGTTCATACGTCTTAAGGATAGAGGATACTGATCAAAAGAGGTTGGTTGAGGATTCGATGGTCAACCTAATAGAATGCCTGGAAAAGACTGGGCTTATTCACGACGAGGGACCTACTTTTGATAATGGAAAATTAATTCAAAAGGGAGAGTATGGTCCATATATACAGTCAGAAAGGCTGGATATATACAAAAAATACTTAAGTGATCTCCTGGAAGATAAGCATGCATATCATTGTTTCTGTTCAAAGGAAAGGCTGGAAGAGGTGCGTGAAAATCAGCGCCGTGAAAATATGACTCCAAAATACGACGGCCATTGCAGAAACCTTTCCAAGGAAGAGGTTGAAAGAAGGGTTGCAGCTGGTGAGGAATATGTCATTAGGCTCAGGATGCCGGAAAATTCAATTATAAGCTTTTATGATGAAGTAAGAGGGGATATAAAAATAAATAGCGACGAGGTTGACGATCAGGTCTTGATAAAATCAGACGGTTTCCCCACGTATCACTTTGCAGTAGTGATAGACGATCACTTAATGGGTATTACCCATGTGATCAGGGGAGAGGAATGGTTGCCTTCTACCCCAAAGCACGTTTTGTTATACGAAGCATTCGGCTGGGAAAAGCCTACGTATGTCCATTTGCCAAACATCCTAAATGCTGACAAGAAAAAGCTCAGCAAAAGGCAGGGAGATGTCGCAGTAGAAGATTTCCTAGCGAAAGGGTATCTGCCGGCAGCCTTGATAAACTACATTGCCCTGCTGGGGTGGAGTCCGGATGTGAACGAAGAGATATTCTCCATGGAGGAGCTTATAGCCCATTTCGATGTCAAGAGGGTGAACAAGTCAGGTGCTGTATTTGACGTAAACAAGCTCAACTGGATGAATGGCGAATATTTGAGGAAGCTTCCAACAGAAGAGCTGACAAAACTGTGTGCTCCTTTTATGATGGAAACTGGATATGTCACCGATGAGCAATTTGAAGCTGATTTTTCATACTTTGAGAAGATAGTGGACGCATTTAAAGAAAAGATGGACAAGTTCTCGGATATAAAAACTGAAATGAAAAATCTCTTCGAATACGATGGTGAAGTAACCGATGAAATTAGGGAAATGCTCCAGCTGGACACGACCCCTGTTCTTGCTGAATCGGCGGTAGAAAAAATGGAAAAATTAGACGAATTCACGCCGGAAACATTAAAGAAAGTATTTAAAGAGATTCAAAAGGAAAAGGGCATCAAAGGAAAGAGCCTGTTTATGCCCGCCAGGATAATAGCGACCCGACAGATGCACGGATCAGATCTAATGAAAATCATGAGCATTCTAGGGAAAGAAGAAGTAATAAAAAGATTTGAAAACTTCAGAAAGATTTAAAAAAGGCTGCACTTTACTCTTTGTAAAGTGCAGCTGGTTTTATTTAGGCGTATTTTCAAGAAGATAATTTCGATTTATAAACAATACCTTCTCCATGCTTTCTATAGATGGTCCGCCGATTACTTTTCGATTGTTGACGCAAGCTTCAATGGTGATATGATCGTATATGGTCTCGTCGAAAACAGGCGATATTTTCTTGAATTCTTCAAGGGACAGATCCTCGATGTTTTTGCCCTTTTCTATGCAGTACAATACAAGCTTTCCAATTATTGAGTGGGCTTCCCTAAAAGGCATGTCTTTTTTTACGAGCCAGTCTGCTGCATCCGTGGCATTGGTGAAAGCCTTCTTGGCTCCCTCGTACATGACTTTTTTGTTTACATTCATGGTCTTTACCATGTCCGTAAATATAGGAAGACACATAGATATGGTTTTTACTCCGTCGAACACAGCCTCCTTGTCCTCTTGCATGTCTTTGTTGTAGGCCAAGGGGATACCTTTCATCGTGGTCAAAAGTCCCATCAAATGTCCGTAAACTCTTCCAGTCTTTCCCCTGACCAGCTCGGCAATGTCAGGGTTTTTCTTCTGGGGCATAATGCTGCTACCTGTGCTGTAGGCATCATCCAGTTTGATGAAGTTAAACTCATCAGAGCACCAAAGAATTATTTCTTCGCTAAACCTGCTTAAATGCATTATGATCATGGACAGCGCGCTTAAAAACTCTATGCAGTAGTCCCTGTCGGATACTCCGTCCATGCTGTTTAAAGTAACAGCTTTAAAATCCAGAAGGTCAGCTACCATTTCTCTGTCGAGATCGTAAGTAGTTCCGGCTAAGGCACTTGATCCAAGAGGCATGATGTCCGTACGAAGGTAGCAGTCGGCAAGCCTTGCCCGGTCCCTCTTGAACATTTCGAAATACGCGCTCAAATGATGAGCCAAAGTTACAGGCTGCGCCTTTTGAAGATGCGTGTATCCCGGCATAATGGTTTTTTTGTGTTCTACTGCCAAGTCCAAAAGCACCTGCTGGAGGTTGTGGAGCATGGCATCTATGGATTCTATCTGGTCTTTGACGTACATCCTCATATCTAGAGCAACCTGATCGTTTCTGCTTCTGCCTGTATGCAGCTTCTTGCCAGTATCGCCTATTTTTTCTATTAGAAGCTTCTCCATGTTCATGTGAATATCCTCGGCGGAAATATCAAACTCCACTTTGCCGCATTGGATATCTTTTAAGATTTCCTTCAGTCCTTCAATAATTGCCACGCTTTCCTCAGAGGAAATGATCTTTTGTTTTCCAAGCATCTTGGCATGGGCGATGCTTCCCTTGATATCATAAGGATAAAGTATGTTGTCAAAATGTATGGATGAGTTGAAGTCGTCCGTCAGCGGATTGGTCTCCTTTGTAAAACGTCCTCCCCAAAGCTTCATTTTTTCACGTCCTCGTATAGTTGATTGTTCTTTTCCTTCATGAGGGCTCTGACCTTAAGAGGCAGACCGAATAATCTTATGAAGCCTTCCGCATCCTTGTGGTCATATAGCTCTCCAGTATCGAAACTAGATATTTCCTCGTTGTAAAGGGAATAGTCTGATTCAATTCCGGCCAGGACTATGTTTCCCTTGTAAAGCTTGAATCTTACCTTTCCGGTAATTACCTTTTGTGTTTCGTCAACAAAAGCGCTCATGGCCTCACGCAAAGGCGTGAACCATTGTCCGTTGTAGACCATCTCTGAAAACTTGGTTGCTGCTATCTGCTTGAAGGAGTAGGTTTCCTTGTCGAGGCAGAGGTGCTCCAGCTCCTGGTGGGCTTTGTATAGGATTGTTCCTCCTGGGGTTTCGTAAATTCCACGGGACTTCATGCCTACGATGCGGTTTTCGATAAGGTCGATTACTCCAATTCCGTGCTTGCCTCCTACTTCATTGAGCGCTCTCAGCAAGGAGGTGCCGTCCATCTTCATTCCGTTTAACGCTATGGGAATGCCCTCTTGGAAATCTATAG contains the following coding sequences:
- the rodA gene encoding rod shape-determining protein RodA; translation: MEWVKYLKKMDFVLLFVVMALFSIGLMAITVATNTENFVGGDPSTFIIKQIIAFGIGLTGLLVIIAMDYRTLGQYWIHIFVLTVISLLLVFIPGLGIVNKGTRGWISLGFMDLQTSEIAKLGFIVAFAKLLEIRKNKLSNIIDVMILVAFISVPISVVLLQGDLGQALVFVVIAAGMLFMAGIDIRYVYGVFGAIIVGFPVMWNYFMQDYQKKRIITFFNPANDPLGDGYHALQSMIAIGSGEVFGKGVYAENTMTKLNYLPAQWTDFIFSVISETAGFVGASIVVILLGIFLFRLLKDAKNAKDEFGTLIVSGVFFMFLFQIFENIGMTMGIMPITGITLPFLSYGGSSLMTNIFAVGLVLNVHMRRHHISF
- the rodA gene encoding rod shape-determining protein RodA, which codes for MKLISYLKKVDYVLLVVVLLLSAIGIAAIGVATNTDNFLAGDSADFIFRQAVALSLGLTGMLIVMSIDYKVLGRHWMLIFAVCILLLLAVYVPGLGIVNKGSRRWINMGFMEFQTSEIVKIGFIIVMAKILEIRKNKLNSIFDILVIFAAVLAFVSLVFIQPDLGQSLVYIVIASGMVFVAGINMKIVFGALGAIIIIAPILWNFMMEDYQKNRIIYFLNPTLDPLGQGYHTIQSIITVGSGEVFGKGLNAQNTMTSLNYLPAQWTDFIFSVISESAGFVGGSVVVLLFGLMLFRLLRDARAAKDEFGTLIIVGVFFMFAFQIFENIGMTLGLMPITGITLPFLSYGGSSLMTNLIAVGLVLGVHMRRHSINF
- a CDS encoding TIGR03960 family B12-binding radical SAM protein; the encoded protein is MDNIIDSILPKVETPARYVGNEINSVKKEINEDTVRFCMAFPDVYEVGMSHLGIKILYHLLNERDKTYCERVFALYPDMESILKEKDIPLFSIETRTPLSEFDFVGFTLQYEMSYTNILNMMDMGGIPVYSKDRTEKDPLVVFGGPCAYNPEPVADFADLIVIGEGEEVIQEILDLYEKERDNYIKADFLRKAAAIQGVYIPALYEALYHEDGTLKSFNPFHEGVPKSVKKRFVKDLDNVYYPDRFIVPYIEIVHDRSMLELFRGCTRGCRFCQAGMLYRPLREKSLDTLKKNADDLIKNTGYEEISLSSLSTMDYSCLPELTDYLLEKYQSKRISVGLPSLRIDSFSIKTAEKIQKVRKTGLTFAPEAGTQRMRDVINKGVTEEDLIQSVSEAFNLGWGHVKLYFMIGLPTETREDLDGITEMAFKVLDSYNQTVSDKKNKKIKIVVSTSSFVPKAFTPFQWVAQDSVEEIADKQQHIIKNMRSRAIDYSWHDPHVSRLEGVFARGDRKLSDVIYRAFKKGCKADGWKDSFKYENWLEAFVEAGIDPDFYTTRKRGVDELFPWDFIDIGVTKSFLVKEYDKALNEELTPFCKYRCVNCGFNDFEEGWKCRVYSKDKV
- a CDS encoding TIGR03936 family radical SAM-associated protein, with product MYTARIKFKREADIRYISHLDMQRMVQRILRRAEVPMKYSEGFNPHPKLAFAMAMGVGLTSDCEYVDVELMESIDPVLLVGSMNESAPKGFAALKAIVTEEKLPSLTSLIEESVYQVTCLLNASGEVERLSDQLKSILDSESIVYRKRNKKGKWSDKEIRPLIKELSASTEGLTVNIIARLATGSKENLRPEVVLDKIDPEKSLFDQEHGCVYHRLFLGKVNGEELI
- the gltX gene encoding glutamate--tRNA ligase, which encodes MVRVRFAPSPTGYVHIGSLRTALYNYLFAKKNNGSYVLRIEDTDQKRLVEDSMVNLIECLEKTGLIHDEGPTFDNGKLIQKGEYGPYIQSERLDIYKKYLSDLLEDKHAYHCFCSKERLEEVRENQRRENMTPKYDGHCRNLSKEEVERRVAAGEEYVIRLRMPENSIISFYDEVRGDIKINSDEVDDQVLIKSDGFPTYHFAVVIDDHLMGITHVIRGEEWLPSTPKHVLLYEAFGWEKPTYVHLPNILNADKKKLSKRQGDVAVEDFLAKGYLPAALINYIALLGWSPDVNEEIFSMEELIAHFDVKRVNKSGAVFDVNKLNWMNGEYLRKLPTEELTKLCAPFMMETGYVTDEQFEADFSYFEKIVDAFKEKMDKFSDIKTEMKNLFEYDGEVTDEIREMLQLDTTPVLAESAVEKMEKLDEFTPETLKKVFKEIQKEKGIKGKSLFMPARIIATRQMHGSDLMKIMSILGKEEVIKRFENFRKI
- the argH gene encoding argininosuccinate lyase, with the protein product MKLWGGRFTKETNPLTDDFNSSIHFDNILYPYDIKGSIAHAKMLGKQKIISSEESVAIIEGLKEILKDIQCGKVEFDISAEDIHMNMEKLLIEKIGDTGKKLHTGRSRNDQVALDMRMYVKDQIESIDAMLHNLQQVLLDLAVEHKKTIMPGYTHLQKAQPVTLAHHLSAYFEMFKRDRARLADCYLRTDIMPLGSSALAGTTYDLDREMVADLLDFKAVTLNSMDGVSDRDYCIEFLSALSMIIMHLSRFSEEIILWCSDEFNFIKLDDAYSTGSSIMPQKKNPDIAELVRGKTGRVYGHLMGLLTTMKGIPLAYNKDMQEDKEAVFDGVKTISMCLPIFTDMVKTMNVNKKVMYEGAKKAFTNATDAADWLVKKDMPFREAHSIIGKLVLYCIEKGKNIEDLSLEEFKKISPVFDETIYDHITIEACVNNRKVIGGPSIESMEKVLFINRNYLLENTPK